CGGTGGGCGCGTCGAGCGTTCGCACGCGGACGGGACGGGGATAGAACTCGTCGGCGACGCCGCGGATGCCCTCGACGAGTTCCGTGATGTAGGCGTCCTCGCCGTTTTCCTCGATGTAGTTGGCGGGCGTCTGGTTCAGCGAGAGGATCATGTGCTCCGTGCGGAGCAGGCCGACGCCGTCGGCGCCCGTCGCGGCCGCGCGTTCGGCGGCCTCGGGGATCGAGACGTTGACCTTCACCTCGGTCGCGGTCATCGGTTTGACCGGCGACTGCGGACGCACCTCTTCGACGGGTTCGGTCTCCTCGTCGGGTTCGACCTTCTGACCCTCGAGCACCGCACCCTTGTCGCCGTCGAGCGTGACGAGTTGGCCGTCCTCGAGGACGGTGGTGGCGTTCGTCGTGCCGACGATGGCCGGGACGCCGAGTTCGCGGGAGACGATGGCGGCGTGGCTGGTCATGCCGCCCTCGTCGGTGATGATTCCCGAGGCGCGTTTCATCGCGGGGACCATATCCGGCATCGTCATCTCCGTGACGATGATGTCGCCCTCCTTGACCTTGTCCAGATCGTCGAGTTTCAGGACGATCTGTGCGGCCCCGCTGACGGTGCCCGGACTCGAGCCGAGTCCGTCGACGATGACGTCGCCGGAGGAGCCGGTGCTCGAGCCGCCGTCACCGCCCGATTCGGCCTGCATGCCGCCGCTGCCACTGCCGTCGGTGACGCCTTTCGCAGCGTCGACGACACCGCTCGCGTCGGCCGCCTCGACTCCGTTTCCGCTCTCGTCGATGGTGGTGATCGGTCTGGACTGCAGCATGTAGACGTCTCCGTCGATGATGGCCCACTCGACGTCCTGCGGGGTGTCGTAGTGGTCCTCGACGCGCTCACCGAGTTCGACGAGTTTGTCGATCTCCTCGTCGCTGAGTACGCGCGCGTTTCGTTTGTCTGCGGGCACCTCACGCTCGACGGTCTCGCCCGTCTCCTCGTCTTTTTCGTGCATCACCTTCTTTTCGGCGACGGTCACGTCCGTCTCCTCATCGTCGCGCGGGACGACGTAGTTGTCCGGCGAGACGGCGCCTGAGACGACGGCTTCGCCAAGTCCCCACGCGGCCTCGATGATCATCGTCGGGTCGCCCGTCGACGGGTGGCTCGTGAACATCACGCCCGACTTCTCAGCGTCGACCATCTGCTGGACGACGACCGCGATGTTGACCGTGGAGTGGTCAAAGCCCTGCTCCTGGCGGTAGTAGATCGCTCGCTGAGTGAACAGCGACGCCCAGCACTCGCGAACGCGGTCGAGAAGCGCCTCCTCGGTCACGTTCAGGAAGGTTTCCTGCTGTCCAGCAAAGGAGGCGTCGGGCAGGTCCTCCGCCGTCGCCGAGGATCGAACGGCGACGAACGCCTCGCCGTTGCCGACCTCGCGATAGGATGCAAGGATCTCCTCGCGCAGCTGGTCGGGGAACGGCGTCTCGAGAATGAGTTCCTGCGCGCGGTCGGCCGCGGTCGCGAGCGCGCTCGAGTCGTCGACGTCGACCTCGACGGCCTCGAACAGCTCCTCGTCGATTTCGGCGTCTTCGATGAACGATCGATAGGTTCCGGCGGTTACCACGAATCCCGGCGGTACGGGCAGCCCAGCACCCGTAAGCTCGCCCAGGGAGGCACCTTTGCCGCCGACCTTCTCGAGGTCGCCGGCACTGATCTCGTCCAGCCAGAGTACAGCCATCTCTAGTGGCGTGGACACCCGAGCGAATAAAAAGGGTTGCGAACAGTCGCGCCGATTCGCAACTCGGGACCGAATGAGTTTCGACGGTAGGCGCCGGCTTATTGCCGGTTCCGGCAATTCTTCCGGTCGACGTGCGGCCGGCAGATCGTCGGCTGGCTACACGTTTCTGGCAATCGTCAAATAGCCCGTGTGGCCGACCGGCGCGGTCGACGGTCGCGAGCCCCGGTCGTCGAACTGCATCTCCCGCTGGATCGTCTCCCGGGTACGTACGTTCGACAGGCCGGCCTCGCGGGCCGTCTCGACGACCGCGCGAGTCGACTCGATAAAGGGGCTATAGACTGCGACGAAGCCGCCCTCGACCAGTAGCTCCGGGGCGTGTCCGACCAACTCCGCGGCGTCTCCGGTGTCGAGCGTCATCACGTCGAACGAGGCGGGTTCGAGTTCCTCGACGTCCTCGGTCAGGTCGCCCGTTCGAATATCGACGGCCTCGGCGACCCCGCCCAACTTCATGTTTTCGCGCGCGACATCGGCGAACTCCGGGTCGCGCTCGTAGGTCACGACCGACGCCCCGGCGCGAGCCATCGACGCCGAGAGCACGCCCGTTCCGGTGCCGGTATCGAGCACTCGGTCTCCCTGTGCGATCCCCGTCTCACCGATGATCAGGCCGATGTCGCGAGGGACCATCGGCGCACCCGTGCGCTCGAAGTGATGGAAGAGGTCCGGGCCGCGCAGTCTGCGGACCCGAAACTCGTCGCCCAGGTGGGTCTCGATGGTGTCGCCCGGTTGCACGTCTTCGGGCACCTCGAGGACCCCCAGATCGGTCCCCTGCTCTTCGCCGGGTTCGACCAGATAGTTTCGGTCCTCGCGGACGAGCAGGACGGGAACGCGGTCGCTCCCGGTGTCTGGCTCGTGCTCCTCGTGAGATTCGATCCCGCCGTCAGCTCCGGCTTTCGCATCCTGATCCGCTTTCGCTTCGCCTGCAGTGTCGTCGTTGGCCTCCGAATCGCGCTCGCTCACGCGCGTCACTCGAGGGATTCGACTGCTGCGGCGAGGTCGCCGTCGACGTCCTCGAGGGCCTCGCGGGCCTCGTCCTCGCTGACGCCGGTGCGGGCCGAGACGAGTTCGACGTCGTCGTCGGGAATCGCACTGCCGGCGTCCGCGTCGCCCCCGGCGTCGGCGCTTCCGCCTGCGGCACCGGACTCGACTTGCTCCGGCGAGCCGATGACCTGATAGGTCTCCTGGCCGCGAGCGTCCATCTTCGTGACTTCGGCGTCGTTGAAGACGAGGTCGTACTCGTCGGTGCGGATGATGACCTCTTCGGCGTCGATATCCTCGACGTCGATGCCCATCTGTTCCATCATCTGTTCCATCTTGCGCGGGTTCAGTCCGCCGCCTCCTCCGAACATACCCGACACGTCGCTACCAGCCACCTTTTACCCTGCGGTCTAGCGCGCCCGGCGGTCGTCGATTCCCTCATACGGTTTGCTGTAACGAGTTGCCGGTGGGGCCGCAGGATGGCTCTCGGTCCCGCGGCAAATGATGCACAACAGACAGTATCACGCGACCGCGGCGAGTCCGAGCAGCGGGAGAGCAACGTAGACGGTGTGATACAGCAGCGTCGATGCGCCGACGTGGACGAGGTATCGACGCCGCGGGTACGAACTGACTCCGGCTGGAATCGCGATCAGTCCACGACTCCACGGGAGCACGTTCGTCCCGAAGACGGCGACATCGCCGTAGCGGTCGAACCACTGACCGACCCGACGAAACCGGTCCGACGACGGATCAAAATTGAGGTAGGGGACCGCCGAGACGATCTCCTCGCCGTATCGTCTGCTTCCGGTGTAGACGGCGAACTGGCCGATCACGTGCGCGACCGTCACGAGGACGACGATCGTTGCGGCACCCACGTGCGTCGGGGCGGTGAGGACCACGTATCCCGAGAGGAACACGCTCGTCGGAAAGATCTTCCCGACGAGGGCACCTTTCAAGACGAAGACGACGAACAGCGCCGGAAGACCGGCGACGCTGATCGCGGCGAGGGTGTACTCGAGCGAGAGCGTGATGGGCGACATGGGGTGAAGCCGGTGTCAACACGGGGAACGGCGCGACACCGAACGTACACCGTCAGTCGAACGGGAAGAACATAAAGGGGTGACTGAATTTTCCGATCCAGATACTCGTCCGATCGTCGACGCCGTCGGGCCGTCTCGGATTCGCTCAGTCGGTCGCAGGTGCACCCTCGCGTACGGTAACGGCCATCCCGGTCTCGAAGTCCTCGATAGCCTCGGCGCCGAGTCGTGCCGTCCCGACCGCGATCACCTCGCCGCGCTCGTGGACGACCACCACCTCGTCGCCCGGCCGGATTTCCGGGCCGACCTCGAGGACGAACTTCGTGAAGACGTTCTTCTCGTCGCGGACGAACGGTTCGCTCTCGTCGTCGACGACGACGCGGTAGGCCGGGTGGTCGAGTGCCACGTGGAGTCGTCGACCGCCCTCGAGTCCGAGCGTAAATCGGCCGTCGGTACCGAAGGAAACGAGACGGCCGGCATCGGCGTGGACCTGCTGGGGGCGACCCGAGGTCGTCCGTTTGACCGTCAACGATTCCGCGGGTGGGAACAGCGCGTCGCCCGCCCCTGCGCCGAACTGGTAGTCCGCGATCGTGCGGAGATTCGAAAGCCCCGCCAGCCCGTTTTCGTCGCCTGTGTCGCTCATTGTGTTGCGTTTCGTGCGGGCGGTCGAAAGCCCTTCGACCTCGAGCGCCGCGTGATCGGCGACCGGACCGGTTCGTAGCCGACACCGATCTACGTATCACACATATCAAATTCCAATATAAAAACGAGATAGAGAACGTTATAATACTCGATTCTGTAGTACCGCTATCCAATGGATGTCACGCAAATCGGCCTCGGGGCTGCCCTACTCGTCTTCGGCACCCTGACGCTGGCTGGCCCGGCCTCGCTCGTCTCGGGCCCGACAACCTATCTTCTCGCGGGTGTGACCCTGCTCGTTACCGGCTACGCGCTACTGATCGGTCTCTGGCGAAGTCAGTACCCGCATCGAGCCTGATCGGTTGCCGCGAATCGCCCGCGACGACCGAGAGTGACACGCGAAAGCGCCTACAGCAGAAACGTCTCGTGGCGCTCGCCGAGGTCGAGGAACGAATCCGCCGCGTCGATGAGTTCTTCAGCCGTCGAGGACTCGAACGCCATCACCTCGACGCGGACCCCTTCGTGGCGCAGGTGCGAGCAGAGCCGCGAGAAGTCGCCGTCGCCCGTACAAAGGACGAGCGTGTCGATGTGGTTCGCGAGGGTGATCGCGTCGAGACTCATTCCGACGTCCCAGTCGGCCTTCTTTGTCCCGTCCGAGAACGTCTTGATATCCTTGATTTTCGGCTCGAAGCCGATATCGACCAGCGCTTCGAAGAAGCTCTCTTCTTCCGGCGAGTCCGCGCGGATCACGTACGCGATGGCGCGAGTCAGCTGGCGGTCCTGTACGGCCTTGTCGAGGAGCGCGGAGTAGTCGATATTTCGACTGTGGAGGCTCTGTGCCGTGTGATAGAGGTTCTGGGCGTCGACGAGGACGGCGACGCGCTGGCCGGGATGAATTTCGGTCATGGACTACATTGTATCGGCAATCGTTAAAAAGGCGCGTCGTTGGGTCCGTATTTGCGGGCTTCGACCTCGGCGACTCGAGACACGTAGCCGATATCACTCACGCTCGAGTGATCGTCATCGTTCGAGTTGGCGGCCGGCCGGCGCGGTCGCTCCGGACGGTGATGAACAGCAGCCAAAATATCGTCGACTGTAGCCGATCGTCAGCCGTTAGCTGCGGAGCTTCTCGATGCGCTTCTCGGTCGGCGGGTGGGTCGCGAACAGCTGTGCCATGAGGCTCTTGTCGGAGTTGAAGATACAGAGTGCGGCCTGCCCGTCGTCGATGGTCGACTCGCGGTTTTCCGACCCCTGCGAGATCTTCTCGAGGGCGCGGGCGAGCGGGTCGCCGCTGCCGATGTACTGGCGGGCGTCGTCGTCGGCGACGTACTCGCGGTACCGGGAGATGGCCATCACGAGCACCGTCACGAGCATCTGGGCGATCATCGAGAGCACCATCCCGACGATGAAGCCGCCGGGGTTGTCCTCGCCCGCGAACACGTAGACGAAGTAGACGGCATAGCCGACCATCATCCCGATGGAGCTGCCAACCGTCATCATGAGCACGTCGCGGTTCTTGATGTGGGCGAGTTCGTGGGCGATGACGCCCTCGAGTTCGTCGCGGTCGAGCAGCCGGATGAGCTCCTCGCTGACGACGACGACACCGTCACCCTTGCGGCCGGTCGCGAAGGCGTTCGGGACGCCCATCTGCTGAACCATCAATTTGGGTTTATCGATACCCATGTCGCGGGAGAGCGACTCGGTCATCCGGTGAATGTCCGCGTACTGGCCGGTTTCGGGCATCTCTTCGGCCTTTCTGGTGGCGGCCCAGGTCCCGATTTTGTACTGGATGAACGGGAACGTAACCAGCAACAGCAAGACGATCGGCCACGCCCCTGTACCCAGGAACGCCAGTCCGACGGCCCCGACGAACAGGTATAACGCCGCCAGCATCGAGCCGACGACGAACATCCGCAGTTTCAGTCCGAAGTCTGTCATAGACAGGGGTAAGTGATCATGATGTATAAACATCGCGGGATATACCGACGGATCCAGCGGTGCCGTCACCCGGTCCCACAGTGTGCTCCCGGTTGCTGATCGATCCGTCATTGCCGGTGATAGGTCCGTCGAGCGGTACGTCCAGAGGGCGTCGCGCCAGCCGAAGAAGAGCGAAATTCATAAGTCGGTTCCCGTCCCTCTCACTCGTATGACCCACTCCGCTCGCGTCGTCGTCTCTCGTCGCGTGAGTGGACCGTCTGCGGCTCCTTTTGGTAAAAAACGCCCGTAACGTAACCAGTGCTCGAGGCGGGCGTAGCACCCCCGTCCCGGGCGCGACCTCGACGCAGTCAGGTCGAGTTCGATTCCACGCCTGATACGGATGTACTGTACCGATTTACCGGCGCAACCGTCGACCGGATCGCGGTTGCGCCGTAAATGACTTACAGTAAACCGTATGACCCACGACGCGCGAATAACCAATCCCAAGTACCCAGCAGCCGACTCAGATAGCAACACCCACCCATGACATCCGATATCGACTTCACCGGCGTCTTCCCGGCAATGTGTACGCCGTTCGACGAGGACGAACGCATCGACTTCGAAACGCTCCAGACCGACGCCCAGCGACTCGAGGCCGCGGGCGTCGACGGACTCGTTCCCGTCGGCTCGACGGGCGAATCCGCGACGCTGACCCACGACGAACACGTCCGCGTCGTCGAGGCCGTCATCGAGGCCGTCGACGACGTGCCCGTCATCGCGGGCACGGGCTCGAACAACACCCGCGAGGCGCTCGAACTCTCCGAACGCGCCGCCGAAGCCGACGCGGACGGGCTCCTCCTGATCTCGCCGTACTACAACAAGCCCGAGCAGCGCGGACTGGTCGACCACTTCCGAACGATCGCCGACGCGGTCGACCTCCCGCAGATTGTCTACAACGTGCCCTCGCGTACGGGCCAGAACATCGAACCCGACACCGCCGTCGAACTCGCGAGCCACGAGAATATCGCGGGCTACAAGGCCGCAAGCGGCGACCTGGGCCAGATCGGCGAGATCGCCGAGCGCACGATGGACGAGGACTTCGCGGTCCTCTCGGGCGACGACGCGCTCACCCTGCCGACGATCGCGGTCGGCGGCACCGGCACGATCAGCGTCGCCGGCAACATCGAACCCGAACTCACCTGCGCGATGGTCGGCGCGGCGCTCGACGGCGACTACGCGCGCGCCCAGCAACTGCACCACGAACTCGGCCCGCTGTTCCGCGAACTGTTCGTCGAGACCAACCCGATCCCGGTCAAGGAGGCCATGGAGATCCGAGGCTACGGACCCGCCCGGATGCGGCCGCCGCTGACCCGACTCTCCGAGGAGTACCGCGAGGGCCTCGAGGCCGTCCTCGCGGACCTCGAGCGCGAGTCGACCGAGGTCGCCGATGCGAATCCGGAGGGTGATCGATGACGGTACGGGTCGGCGTCACCGGGGCCACCGGCCGAATGGGACGAGAAGTGATCGCCGCCACAGCGGACCACGCCGACTGCGAGGTCGTCTTCGCGGTCACCCGGGAACCCGAGGGCGAGACGGTCGACGACGTCGACATCGAACCCGCAGACGACTTCGACGCGCTGGTCGTCGAGCACGAGCCCGCCGTTGTGATCGACTTCACCGGTCCCGATTCGGCCGTCGATTACGCCGAAGCCTGCGCCGACGCCGGCGTCGCCTTCGTCACGGGAACGACGGGCTTCGACGATGGACAGCGCGAGGCCCTCGAGTCCGCGAGCGAGGAGGTCGCCGTCCTCCACGCGCCGAACTTCGCCCGCGGGGTCCAGGCCCTGCTGAACGCTGTCGGCGAGGCCGTCCGAAACCTGCCAGGCTACGACGTCGAACTCGTCGAGACCCACCACAACGCGAAACGCGACGCGCCGAGTGGCACCGCAAACCGGCTGCTCTCCGAGATCGAGGCCAACGGCGACTTCAACGGCCGTACCCACGGCCGCGAAGGTGAGGACCCGCGCGAGGAGGGTGAGATCGGCGTCCACGCGCTCCGCGCGGGCAACGTCACGGGCGAACACGAAATCGTCCTCGCGGGCAATCACGAGGAGGTTCGACTCACCCACCGCGCCGAGGACCGCGGGGTCTTCGCCGCGGGCGCGGTCGACGCGGCAGTTTGGATCGCTGGACAGAAGGCGGGCGACTACGACTTCGCGGACGTGATTAGCGAATGAGCACGCTCGAGACCGAGATCGACGAACTGTGGGAGCGCAAGCAAAACGACGACGTCGGCGTCGAGACCGTCGGCGAGGACGAAAAAGCGACGCTCGACGCCTTCCTCGAGGCCCTCGAAGAGGGCGAGGCTCGCGCCGCGGAGAAACGGGGCGACACCTGGGAGGCCAACGAGTGGGTCAAGCAGGGCATCCTGCTCAACTTCGGCCTGCGCGAGACCGTCCCCCGCGAGTACGGCGGCGTCACGTACAACGACGTCCTTCCGCTCGCGGACTCGAGCGGGTACGGCGACCGCGGGAGCCGCAACACGCCCGACGGAACCGTCGTCCGCAAGGGCGCTCACATCGGCTCGGACTGCATCCTGATGAGCCCGGCCTTCGTCAACATCGGAGCCCACATCGGCGACGGCACGCTCGTCGACTCCTGTGACACCGTCGGCTCCTGCGCCCAGATCGGCGCGAACGTCAAACTCGGCGCGAACACCCTCATTGGGGGTGTGCTCGAGCCAGTCGAGGACGCACCGGTCATCGTCGAGG
Above is a window of Natronorubrum tibetense GA33 DNA encoding:
- the ppsA gene encoding phosphoenolpyruvate synthase produces the protein MAVLWLDEISAGDLEKVGGKGASLGELTGAGLPVPPGFVVTAGTYRSFIEDAEIDEELFEAVEVDVDDSSALATAADRAQELILETPFPDQLREEILASYREVGNGEAFVAVRSSATAEDLPDASFAGQQETFLNVTEEALLDRVRECWASLFTQRAIYYRQEQGFDHSTVNIAVVVQQMVDAEKSGVMFTSHPSTGDPTMIIEAAWGLGEAVVSGAVSPDNYVVPRDDEETDVTVAEKKVMHEKDEETGETVEREVPADKRNARVLSDEEIDKLVELGERVEDHYDTPQDVEWAIIDGDVYMLQSRPITTIDESGNGVEAADASGVVDAAKGVTDGSGSGGMQAESGGDGGSSTGSSGDVIVDGLGSSPGTVSGAAQIVLKLDDLDKVKEGDIIVTEMTMPDMVPAMKRASGIITDEGGMTSHAAIVSRELGVPAIVGTTNATTVLEDGQLVTLDGDKGAVLEGQKVEPDEETEPVEEVRPQSPVKPMTATEVKVNVSIPEAAERAAATGADGVGLLRTEHMILSLNQTPANYIEENGEDAYITELVEGIRGVADEFYPRPVRVRTLDAPTDEFRQLEGGDDEPKEHNPMLGYRGIRRSLDRPEVFAHELEAFRRLYEMGYDNVEIMFPLVNDAEDIYQAKRLMEEAGIDHKKRKWGAMIETPASALSIEGMAEAGIDFASFGTNDLTQYTLAVDRNNEHVADRFDELHPSILKLIGTVIETCREHDVETSICGQAGSKPEMVQFLVDEGVSSISANIDAVRDVQHEVKRTEQKLLLDSVR
- a CDS encoding methyltransferase domain-containing protein, which produces MESHEEHEPDTGSDRVPVLLVREDRNYLVEPGEEQGTDLGVLEVPEDVQPGDTIETHLGDEFRVRRLRGPDLFHHFERTGAPMVPRDIGLIIGETGIAQGDRVLDTGTGTGVLSASMARAGASVVTYERDPEFADVARENMKLGGVAEAVDIRTGDLTEDVEELEPASFDVMTLDTGDAAELVGHAPELLVEGGFVAVYSPFIESTRAVVETAREAGLSNVRTRETIQREMQFDDRGSRPSTAPVGHTGYLTIARNV
- a CDS encoding nascent polypeptide-associated complex protein, with protein sequence MFGGGGGLNPRKMEQMMEQMGIDVEDIDAEEVIIRTDEYDLVFNDAEVTKMDARGQETYQVIGSPEQVESGAAGGSADAGGDADAGSAIPDDDVELVSARTGVSEDEAREALEDVDGDLAAAVESLE
- a CDS encoding DedA family protein; translation: MSPITLSLEYTLAAISVAGLPALFVVFVLKGALVGKIFPTSVFLSGYVVLTAPTHVGAATIVVLVTVAHVIGQFAVYTGSRRYGEEIVSAVPYLNFDPSSDRFRRVGQWFDRYGDVAVFGTNVLPWSRGLIAIPAGVSSYPRRRYLVHVGASTLLYHTVYVALPLLGLAAVA
- a CDS encoding PUA domain-containing protein; this encodes MSDTGDENGLAGLSNLRTIADYQFGAGAGDALFPPAESLTVKRTTSGRPQQVHADAGRLVSFGTDGRFTLGLEGGRRLHVALDHPAYRVVVDDESEPFVRDEKNVFTKFVLEVGPEIRPGDEVVVVHERGEVIAVGTARLGAEAIEDFETGMAVTVREGAPATD
- a CDS encoding LabA-like NYN domain-containing protein, which codes for MTEIHPGQRVAVLVDAQNLYHTAQSLHSRNIDYSALLDKAVQDRQLTRAIAYVIRADSPEEESFFEALVDIGFEPKIKDIKTFSDGTKKADWDVGMSLDAITLANHIDTLVLCTGDGDFSRLCSHLRHEGVRVEVMAFESSTAEELIDAADSFLDLGERHETFLL
- a CDS encoding M48 family metallopeptidase, with the protein product MTDFGLKLRMFVVGSMLAALYLFVGAVGLAFLGTGAWPIVLLLLVTFPFIQYKIGTWAATRKAEEMPETGQYADIHRMTESLSRDMGIDKPKLMVQQMGVPNAFATGRKGDGVVVVSEELIRLLDRDELEGVIAHELAHIKNRDVLMMTVGSSIGMMVGYAVYFVYVFAGEDNPGGFIVGMVLSMIAQMLVTVLVMAISRYREYVADDDARQYIGSGDPLARALEKISQGSENRESTIDDGQAALCIFNSDKSLMAQLFATHPPTEKRIEKLRS
- the dapA gene encoding 4-hydroxy-tetrahydrodipicolinate synthase, coding for MTSDIDFTGVFPAMCTPFDEDERIDFETLQTDAQRLEAAGVDGLVPVGSTGESATLTHDEHVRVVEAVIEAVDDVPVIAGTGSNNTREALELSERAAEADADGLLLISPYYNKPEQRGLVDHFRTIADAVDLPQIVYNVPSRTGQNIEPDTAVELASHENIAGYKAASGDLGQIGEIAERTMDEDFAVLSGDDALTLPTIAVGGTGTISVAGNIEPELTCAMVGAALDGDYARAQQLHHELGPLFRELFVETNPIPVKEAMEIRGYGPARMRPPLTRLSEEYREGLEAVLADLERESTEVADANPEGDR
- the dapB gene encoding 4-hydroxy-tetrahydrodipicolinate reductase; translated protein: MTVRVGVTGATGRMGREVIAATADHADCEVVFAVTREPEGETVDDVDIEPADDFDALVVEHEPAVVIDFTGPDSAVDYAEACADAGVAFVTGTTGFDDGQREALESASEEVAVLHAPNFARGVQALLNAVGEAVRNLPGYDVELVETHHNAKRDAPSGTANRLLSEIEANGDFNGRTHGREGEDPREEGEIGVHALRAGNVTGEHEIVLAGNHEEVRLTHRAEDRGVFAAGAVDAAVWIAGQKAGDYDFADVISE
- a CDS encoding 2,3,4,5-tetrahydropyridine-2,6-dicarboxylate N-succinyltransferase — protein: MSTLETEIDELWERKQNDDVGVETVGEDEKATLDAFLEALEEGEARAAEKRGDTWEANEWVKQGILLNFGLRETVPREYGGVTYNDVLPLADSSGYGDRGSRNTPDGTVVRKGAHIGSDCILMSPAFVNIGAHIGDGTLVDSCDTVGSCAQIGANVKLGANTLIGGVLEPVEDAPVIVEDGVSLGAGCRVTSGFVVGENSVVGENTLLTPRIPVYDLVEDEVLYGELPADRRAFTRFVESSISDHALFDGGAYKPAVVATDLETETLEATEREDALRE